One stretch of Bacillota bacterium DNA includes these proteins:
- the vanZ gene encoding VanZ family protein, translating into MTGQRIFKQILLWGPVLIQMGLITYFSSQPAGSDVLKSFPLPAKVGHLCGYALLALLLYRASNGHLQGWNNRAAVVAFLISLIYGSFDEYYQSYIPGRGSSLVDVAIDGAGALLSLGIFRLWLEVRKYLRLENRQGEKDEI; encoded by the coding sequence ATGACAGGCCAGCGTATTTTCAAACAAATTTTGCTGTGGGGTCCGGTCCTGATCCAGATGGGATTGATTACTTATTTTTCTTCTCAACCGGCCGGGAGCGATGTGCTGAAATCATTTCCCCTTCCCGCCAAAGTCGGGCATCTCTGCGGATATGCACTGCTGGCCTTGCTCCTTTATCGTGCTTCGAACGGGCACTTGCAGGGTTGGAATAACAGGGCGGCTGTTGTTGCCTTCTTGATTTCTTTGATCTACGGTTCGTTCGATGAGTATTATCAAAGCTATATCCCGGGCAGGGGCTCTTCGCTCGTAGATGTGGCCATAGACGGTGCCGGAGCTCTCTTGTCTTTGGGTATATTCCGGCTATGGTTAGAGGTCAGAAAATATCTGCGGCTGGAAAACAGGCAGGGGGAAAAAGATGAAATTTAA